In Elaeis guineensis isolate ETL-2024a chromosome 1, EG11, whole genome shotgun sequence, a genomic segment contains:
- the LOC105039322 gene encoding uncharacterized protein, whose product MARVLSQTLIRQSQTLIHDPTRACLLQQPPARLEGRRGRASRPEKALLVEVDLETEATGPDVEVLGMRRLEDAIHGIIVRRSAPDWLPFMPGASYWVPPRKRPYGVVELIGKLKNPMTEEEILSLTSVRGWPSSAYFVEGVSPHPVKKSLEKASAQSDDEES is encoded by the exons aTGGCTCGCGTCCTTTCTCAAACCCTTATTAGGCAGTCCCAAACCCTAATCCACGATCCAACCAGAGCGTGCCTCCTCCAGCAGCCGCCCGCCCGCCTCGAGGGCCGCCGTGGCCGGGCGAGCCGGCCGGAGAAAGCGCTGCTCGTGGAGGTGGACCTGGAGACAGAGGCGACCGGCCCGGATGTGGAGGTCCTCGGGATGCGCCGCCTCGAGGACGCCATCCACGGGATTATTGTCCGCCGATCCGCCCCCGACTGGCTCCCCTTCATGCCGGGCGCCTCCTACTGGGTCCCGCCGCGGAAGCGGCCCTACGGCGTGGTGGAACTCATTGGCAAGCTCAAGAACCCGATGACGGAGGAGGAGATCCTCTCGCTCACCAGCGTCCGTGGCTGGCCCTCGTCCGCCTATTTCGTGGAAG GTGTATCTCCACATCCAGTGAAGAAGAGCCTGGAGAAAGCTTCTGCACAGTCTGATGATGAAGAAAGCTGA
- the LOC105039324 gene encoding diphthamide biosynthesis protein 3 — MSAYDEVEIEDMEWNEELQAFTYPCPCGDLFQITREDLRFGEEIARCPSCSLFITVIYNPEDFADPKKSQPEPSKPQPVVVA, encoded by the coding sequence ATGTCGGCGTACGACGAGGTGGAGATCGAGGACATGGAGTGGAACGAGGAGCTGCAGGCGTTCACGTACCCTTGTCCCTGCGGCGACCTGTTCCAGATCACGAGGGAGGACCTCCGCTTCGGCGAGGAGATAGCCCGCTGCCCTAGCTGCTCCCTCTTCATCACCGTCATCTACAACCCCGAGGATTTCGCCGATCCCAAGAAGAGCCAACCGGAGCCCTCCAAGCCTCAGCCTGTGGTCGTCGCTTGA